From a single Natronorubrum tibetense GA33 genomic region:
- a CDS encoding tyrosine-type recombinase/integrase, translating into MNSESTPVAEPLEEFLRSKSKGGEGSGNYRRNLERCVEDFLDWLVIDPQSGMTFGEIDERTFRRYARELTARDLTPGTIRTYYAQVSAYIGWCVREGLLEVNYAQRNVAKEPLPENNGRRSGDQQAWTDEHRLLITRHVDEQAHDAADEKGFGAIKEFRDRTLVYVLCYSGVRGGEIFADPKDNRRNGLRWGDVSLEDRKMTVLAKKQDWSDRSLTKQAINPMLRYRNILDPASDDWPVFPTFHLPSLYETLRTGLQDVHGWSTDDIETFVDELTGQTDVLEALREYNLPPTSINTDGARRIMRRLCEGADLELEGKHGYLAPHGGRRGAGEVMVRQRGFTAAARLLDNSEEVVRESYSHIEAKEMAEDAGNAFSEHDQ; encoded by the coding sequence ATGAATTCCGAATCGACACCAGTCGCAGAACCACTTGAGGAGTTCTTGCGCTCGAAGTCGAAAGGGGGTGAAGGAAGCGGGAACTACCGCCGAAATCTCGAACGCTGCGTCGAGGACTTTCTTGATTGGCTTGTGATAGATCCCCAATCGGGAATGACGTTCGGCGAGATAGATGAGAGGACATTTCGTCGATACGCCCGCGAACTCACAGCCCGTGATTTAACGCCGGGAACTATCAGAACGTACTACGCACAGGTGAGCGCCTACATTGGGTGGTGCGTGCGAGAAGGACTTCTCGAGGTGAACTACGCGCAGCGAAACGTCGCGAAGGAGCCACTGCCAGAGAACAACGGGCGACGATCGGGGGATCAACAGGCCTGGACCGATGAACATCGGCTACTGATCACTCGTCACGTCGACGAACAAGCTCACGATGCAGCAGATGAGAAGGGATTTGGTGCGATCAAAGAGTTCCGCGATCGAACTCTTGTCTATGTCCTCTGCTACTCGGGGGTGCGGGGCGGGGAAATCTTCGCGGACCCAAAGGATAATCGGCGAAACGGGCTTCGGTGGGGCGACGTTTCCCTCGAGGATCGGAAGATGACCGTTCTTGCTAAAAAGCAGGATTGGTCCGATCGGTCGCTAACGAAACAGGCTATAAATCCCATGCTACGATACAGAAATATACTTGATCCAGCTAGCGATGACTGGCCAGTGTTTCCGACGTTTCACCTGCCCTCACTCTACGAGACGCTTCGGACCGGGTTACAAGACGTTCACGGCTGGTCGACCGACGATATCGAAACGTTCGTTGATGAACTCACCGGACAGACCGATGTGCTCGAAGCCCTGCGCGAATACAATCTCCCACCGACTTCGATCAATACAGACGGTGCTCGGAGGATTATGCGCCGACTCTGCGAGGGAGCGGATCTCGAGCTCGAGGGAAAACATGGCTATCTCGCCCCTCACGGAGGACGCCGTGGCGCTGGAGAGGTGATGGTTCGCCAGCGCGGATTCACCGCTGCTGCCCGACTCTTAGATAACAGTGAGGAGGTCGTTCGCGAGTCATATTCACATATCGAAGCGAAAGAGATGGCAGAGGATGCTGGAAATGCCTTCTCAGAACATGATCAGTGA
- a CDS encoding SDR family oxidoreductase yields the protein MVAVSDTEVFFTGFPGFLGSALLERVLARGDGPVACLVQPQYLETARRRAREITAGIDRVDDDAVRLYEGDITEPDLGLGEESFADVRELYHLAAVYDLAVDRDLAEAVNVRGTEHVLEFADGHDVDRFHYVSTCYVSGRYDGVFTEDHLREGQTFNNHYEETKYRAEVAVQDRMDAGLPATIYRPAIVVGDSRTGETDKYDGPYYLLRLLLAQPDWLSVAFTLPDSSDAELNVVPRDYVVDAIAYLSAREETVDEVYQLCDPAPLAVPRFVDVLAEAAGHRTVTLPTTKPIARTVSSRLSSSLPLEPATLDYLDHPTRYACPKTMQALEGSGFEVPPFESYVDRLVAYVLENPTVGDGPMV from the coding sequence GTGGTTGCCGTGAGCGACACCGAAGTCTTCTTCACCGGCTTCCCGGGCTTTCTCGGCTCGGCACTGCTCGAGCGCGTCCTCGCCCGCGGCGACGGACCGGTCGCCTGTCTCGTCCAACCGCAGTACCTCGAGACCGCACGCCGGCGAGCGCGGGAAATCACCGCCGGAATCGACAGGGTCGACGACGACGCGGTTCGGCTCTACGAGGGCGATATCACCGAACCCGACCTCGGACTGGGCGAGGAGTCGTTCGCGGACGTTCGCGAACTCTACCACCTCGCAGCCGTCTACGACCTCGCCGTCGACCGCGACCTGGCGGAAGCGGTCAACGTCCGGGGAACCGAACACGTCCTCGAGTTCGCCGACGGCCACGACGTGGATCGGTTCCACTACGTCAGCACCTGCTACGTCAGCGGCCGGTACGATGGCGTGTTCACCGAGGACCACCTGCGGGAGGGCCAGACGTTCAACAACCACTACGAGGAAACCAAGTACCGCGCGGAGGTCGCGGTCCAGGACCGGATGGATGCCGGCCTGCCCGCGACGATCTACCGGCCCGCGATCGTCGTCGGCGACAGCCGGACGGGCGAGACCGACAAGTACGACGGCCCCTACTATCTGCTTCGCCTCTTGCTGGCCCAACCCGACTGGCTCTCGGTGGCGTTTACGCTGCCGGACTCGAGCGACGCCGAGCTAAACGTCGTTCCCAGGGACTACGTCGTCGATGCGATCGCTTATCTCAGCGCCCGCGAGGAGACTGTCGACGAGGTCTACCAGCTTTGCGATCCCGCGCCGCTGGCCGTCCCGCGGTTCGTCGACGTCCTTGCCGAGGCGGCCGGTCACCGCACCGTCACGCTGCCAACGACGAAACCGATCGCACGAACGGTGTCGAGCCGGCTCTCGTCATCGCTGCCGCTCGAGCCCGCTACCTTAGACTACCTCGACCATCCGACGCGGTACGCCTGTCCGAAGACGATGCAGGCGCTCGAGGGAAGCGGGTTCGAGGTACCACCGTTCGAGTCTTACGTCGATCGTCTCGTCGCCTACGTCCTCGAGAATCCCACCGTCGGCGACGGGCCGATGGTCTAG
- a CDS encoding succinic semialdehyde dehydrogenase yields the protein MTRTGGSRIVEETTLESGRLERLTARIETPEKRPSLEVRTPVTDEPIGAIPACTADDVAVAVERARSAQTGWERATVDERMAILERFGDLVLKRRGELLDVVQLETGKSRHHALEEILDVPLTCSYYAANGPSILADADRSGAIPLASDATITHDPVGVVGVISPWNYPLTLAMTDAIPALLAGNAVVCKPDERTSFIALALAELLAEAGLPDDLFQIVTGEGATVGPSLIDEVDYIAFTGGTETGRTVAEQAGRNLIGCSLELGGKNPMLVLDDADPETAARGAVKGAFTNAGQLCLAPERIYVDERRYDEFLDAFVGATRRLEVGLEFDYGPDIGSLIDGDHLDSVREHVESAVADGASLLSGGRTRPDVGPFCYEPTILTDVDPDSRVACEETFGPVVSVHPVSSVDEAIERANDTEYGLNASVWTGDRERGRAVAREIDCGTVCINDPYTVGWAATDAPMGGFGDSGLGRRHGPEGLQRYVEARTVATSRIGPLDAPPGVSPRWFARFMIGLTKLQRRLTRWLP from the coding sequence ATGACACGGACGGGTGGATCGCGGATCGTCGAGGAGACGACCCTCGAGAGCGGGCGCCTCGAGCGGCTGACGGCTCGCATCGAGACGCCCGAAAAGAGGCCGTCGCTCGAGGTTCGGACGCCGGTCACTGACGAACCGATCGGAGCGATCCCGGCCTGTACGGCCGACGACGTCGCGGTTGCGGTCGAACGTGCTCGTTCGGCCCAGACCGGCTGGGAACGGGCGACGGTCGACGAGCGAATGGCGATCCTCGAGCGGTTCGGAGACCTCGTACTGAAACGCCGTGGGGAGTTGCTCGACGTGGTGCAACTCGAGACCGGAAAGTCCCGTCACCACGCCCTCGAAGAGATACTCGATGTCCCGCTGACGTGTTCGTACTACGCGGCGAACGGGCCCTCGATACTCGCGGACGCAGACCGGTCGGGTGCGATTCCGCTGGCCTCGGACGCGACGATCACGCACGATCCCGTCGGCGTCGTCGGCGTGATATCGCCGTGGAACTACCCGCTGACGCTCGCGATGACCGACGCGATTCCTGCCCTGCTCGCCGGCAACGCCGTCGTCTGTAAACCCGACGAGCGCACGTCGTTTATCGCGCTGGCGCTCGCGGAGCTGCTGGCGGAGGCTGGTCTGCCGGACGACCTGTTCCAGATCGTTACCGGCGAAGGGGCGACAGTGGGTCCCTCGCTGATCGACGAAGTCGACTACATCGCCTTTACCGGCGGCACCGAGACGGGTCGAACGGTTGCCGAGCAGGCCGGCCGGAACCTGATCGGCTGCTCGCTCGAACTCGGCGGGAAGAACCCGATGCTCGTCCTCGACGACGCCGATCCAGAGACGGCCGCTCGCGGCGCGGTCAAGGGTGCGTTCACCAACGCAGGGCAGCTCTGTCTCGCTCCCGAACGGATCTACGTCGACGAACGACGGTACGACGAGTTCCTCGACGCCTTCGTCGGCGCCACGCGGCGTCTCGAAGTCGGTCTCGAGTTCGACTACGGTCCCGATATCGGTTCGCTGATCGACGGCGATCACCTCGACAGCGTCCGCGAGCACGTCGAGAGCGCGGTCGCGGACGGCGCATCGCTGCTCTCGGGTGGCCGCACCCGTCCCGACGTCGGCCCGTTCTGTTACGAGCCGACGATCCTGACGGACGTCGACCCTGACTCGCGGGTCGCCTGCGAGGAGACGTTCGGTCCCGTCGTCTCCGTCCATCCCGTTTCGAGTGTCGACGAAGCGATCGAACGGGCGAACGACACCGAGTATGGTCTGAACGCCAGCGTCTGGACAGGCGACCGCGAGCGCGGCCGTGCGGTCGCCCGCGAGATCGACTGTGGCACCGTCTGCATCAACGATCCGTACACCGTCGGCTGGGCGGCGACGGACGCGCCGATGGGCGGCTTCGGCGACTCGGGACTCGGCCGTCGTCACGGCCCTGAGGGACTCCAGCGGTACGTCGAGGCCCGGACGGTCGCGACCTCGCGGATCGGCCCGCTGGACGCGCCGCCGGGCGTCTCGCCGCGCTGGTTCGCGCGCTTTATGATCGGACTGACGAAGCTTCAGCGGCGACTCACCAGGTGGTTGCCGTGA
- a CDS encoding carboxypeptidase regulatory-like domain-containing protein yields MRGLRPAAIVFVIAVSAFTGGLIGTAASDPVDHGMNLEGTVVDVHAHSPLDVPIEDASLILVSPDGTEDEVQTDENGAFTFEDVPGTGEEYELEATAEGYEANATTVTVDDDVDDVVIGLEGNATVSGQITDTTFETGVPNIDVSAENGAGTYTSETNEGGSYAIAVPGTGEEYTVGADPDGWGENSMTTASIGDGEDVTGVDLELTGDADVGVSWKDNRTDERLEGVTVTVESESLGETAFTGDGFDRIEFNVPSGPLYPLTGSKDGYRDRTIPMTPGPVLNYAIGGNAELTGSVTDGESGGGVEGATVTAENGAGAYSATTNADGSYEVDVLPGGQDYEVTIERDGYEPVTTSEESITDEADHELDAELAGDAAIDVDVVSERTGDGLEDVTVKAVGSDGAGPYTGSTADDGSVPFEAVSSDDTYDLEISKDGYDMVTIEGVDLEPGETAELEATLEYSASIDGTVADRLTGEPIEAVDLEVTENATGTTFTIESATDADGEYDVAVPGYMDIDTTYDVSAFADGYEAETKRGEAVLRAGNSETIDVDLLEPGEETVSGAVTDAVTDEPIANANVTLEIDDERVDANLAYETETNADGSYELTEVVGGYDYTLTAEADGFDAGTESIRVDGTEEVDVALAGNGALELDVVGEQFGDGLEGATVEATPVDGDGTYAGSHDGGGTYTVTELPSGVEYAVVVAAAGYELVEFDVLIEEPGVTTPSEPVSLDGDATLEVNAIDSLTDEGLEDVSLTIERDDDGAQFEPAETTGEDGTLGVTVPGTSDEYAVTGNATGYEKSTATTDEVDSGATVSVPIALEGDSTIEGSVSDRVTGDALGGATVTADADGTVSETTTDANGTVSETTTDANGTYEFTVVPGERVYEMTFEADGYRSNSTNATPSAGTLVVDHSLWLAHEGEGTDEEPYRIANAAELQAIGAELDAHYVLEGDVDAAEADVWHDGDGFDPIGDSESPFAGEFDGDGHVVEALTIDRLDEDEVGLFTAIGGHDFEGEVRDVGLENASIVGGSDTGGIVGANYGTIARSYVTGDVHGSQRVGGLVGWNGYEATVSDSYATADVRGDGAVGGLVGHNPSSNSNPGTIERSYAAGEVNDGDESGSVGGLVGTGGDVTDSYWDTQTTGQSDSSGGEGLEIWQMHGKNATVIMNGFAFPDTWHATDQYPTFAWEDTDPFYSVAITETNAPVTEGTTLKVTANVTNWGADGDRTIELGDFDGDEQDTEAVTLESGDTEKRTLRWDTVVSDAGTGSVTVTSGDDTDSEVVTVEAIPQQIDATVTVDGAVADNNEEVEIEVTVAGTFENPVEAATVEVDDADGLEDLTGETSETDSDGKAVFTATSSDAGVYTLEFSESDAGTADATVTFESGDPADVAIAANPANETIVADGENAITYTVAITDMNDNAVANVDVEADGSDGTGLYLNGDEKTTTASTDADGEVTFAVNSTTAQDAVEIVFTEQQTTTDATGSVTVEPGDVASVELDPAAEQTIDAGEMVDFEVTAFDEFGNVVEDDDDAFNWTNADNGTFEETAAGEYEVAAELNEIESSPTTVSVEAVPSTGSGASSPSTSVDSDLTTSVRTVGDELRADITPSVSDGVSESHLEFSNTRTIELRFFTDDTADEDRPVATTERFAIEFTESIDTAMTIREGNEPTSDDTRDLDQGLEAVGYLQIATDFEPDQFDSATIEFSVPSEALAVADGDANAVSLYHFDPDADEWRPLETTVIDETEDKLRFSAGVDSFSQFAIGVGLPDVDDDDSSADEMDDDDPSDDEDSSAHETDSDSMSEDVDDGTPGFGVGVTLLAIVVFLVADRQFRNGNKHN; encoded by the coding sequence ATGAGGGGGCTTCGCCCCGCGGCGATCGTCTTTGTCATCGCGGTGAGTGCCTTCACTGGCGGACTCATCGGGACGGCAGCGTCCGATCCGGTCGATCACGGCATGAACCTTGAGGGAACCGTCGTCGATGTGCACGCACACTCTCCATTGGATGTCCCGATCGAGGATGCGAGCCTCATCCTCGTTTCACCCGATGGGACCGAAGACGAGGTGCAGACGGACGAGAACGGCGCATTCACGTTCGAGGACGTGCCCGGAACCGGAGAGGAGTACGAACTCGAAGCGACCGCAGAGGGCTACGAGGCGAACGCCACGACCGTCACCGTCGACGACGATGTCGACGACGTTGTCATTGGACTTGAGGGCAACGCAACCGTGAGCGGCCAGATTACAGATACCACGTTCGAAACTGGCGTGCCCAATATCGACGTGTCGGCCGAAAACGGCGCGGGAACGTATACCAGCGAAACGAACGAGGGAGGATCATACGCGATCGCCGTGCCCGGAACGGGCGAGGAGTACACTGTGGGCGCCGATCCCGACGGCTGGGGCGAGAACTCGATGACGACGGCGTCAATCGGTGATGGCGAGGACGTCACCGGCGTCGACCTCGAGCTCACGGGCGATGCGGACGTAGGGGTGTCCTGGAAAGATAACCGTACGGATGAGCGACTCGAGGGAGTCACAGTGACAGTCGAGAGCGAAAGCTTGGGGGAAACGGCGTTTACGGGCGATGGCTTCGATCGGATAGAGTTCAACGTTCCCAGCGGGCCGCTCTACCCGCTGACCGGCTCGAAAGACGGATACAGGGATCGCACAATCCCCATGACTCCGGGCCCCGTTCTAAATTACGCGATAGGCGGCAACGCCGAACTCACCGGCTCGGTCACCGACGGCGAGAGCGGCGGCGGAGTCGAAGGCGCGACCGTCACTGCCGAAAACGGCGCAGGTGCGTACAGTGCAACGACCAACGCGGATGGCAGCTACGAGGTCGACGTGCTTCCCGGCGGTCAAGACTACGAGGTGACGATCGAGAGAGATGGGTACGAACCAGTTACCACCTCCGAAGAGAGCATCACGGACGAAGCCGACCACGAACTCGACGCCGAACTGGCAGGCGACGCCGCAATCGACGTGGACGTCGTCTCCGAACGCACCGGAGACGGACTCGAGGACGTGACAGTCAAGGCAGTTGGCTCCGACGGCGCAGGACCGTACACGGGATCGACCGCTGACGACGGTTCGGTCCCGTTCGAGGCCGTCTCGAGCGATGACACGTACGATCTCGAGATTTCGAAGGACGGCTACGACATGGTGACAATCGAGGGTGTCGACCTCGAGCCGGGCGAGACTGCCGAACTCGAGGCCACGCTCGAGTACTCGGCATCGATCGATGGCACGGTGGCCGACCGACTCACCGGCGAGCCGATCGAGGCTGTGGACCTCGAGGTCACCGAGAATGCGACCGGGACGACGTTCACTATCGAGAGTGCGACGGACGCCGACGGGGAGTACGACGTGGCCGTCCCGGGCTATATGGACATCGATACGACGTACGACGTGTCGGCCTTTGCCGACGGCTACGAAGCCGAGACCAAACGCGGCGAAGCAGTGCTGCGAGCCGGCAACAGCGAGACGATCGACGTCGACCTCCTGGAACCCGGCGAGGAAACCGTCTCCGGAGCGGTAACCGACGCGGTGACTGATGAACCGATCGCCAACGCGAACGTTACGCTCGAGATCGACGACGAGCGTGTCGACGCCAACTTGGCCTACGAGACCGAGACGAACGCCGACGGCAGCTACGAGCTGACCGAGGTCGTCGGCGGCTACGACTACACGCTCACCGCCGAAGCCGACGGCTTCGACGCCGGGACGGAATCCATTCGCGTCGACGGGACCGAGGAGGTCGACGTCGCGCTGGCCGGAAACGGCGCACTCGAACTCGACGTCGTCGGCGAGCAGTTCGGCGACGGCCTCGAGGGTGCGACCGTCGAAGCGACGCCGGTCGACGGCGATGGCACCTACGCAGGAAGCCACGACGGGGGCGGCACTTATACCGTCACCGAGCTGCCGAGCGGCGTCGAGTACGCCGTCGTCGTGGCGGCGGCTGGCTACGAGCTGGTCGAGTTCGACGTACTCATCGAGGAGCCCGGAGTCACGACACCGTCCGAGCCGGTCTCGCTCGACGGCGACGCCACGCTCGAGGTAAATGCCATTGATTCGCTCACCGACGAGGGCCTCGAGGACGTCTCGCTGACGATCGAGCGCGATGACGACGGTGCACAGTTCGAACCGGCGGAGACGACCGGCGAAGACGGCACGCTCGGGGTCACGGTTCCCGGAACGAGCGACGAGTACGCCGTCACCGGGAATGCCACGGGCTACGAGAAGTCGACTGCCACGACGGACGAAGTCGACTCGGGTGCGACGGTCTCGGTTCCGATCGCGCTCGAGGGCGATTCGACCATCGAGGGAAGCGTAAGTGACCGGGTAACCGGCGACGCGCTCGGAGGGGCGACCGTGACAGCCGACGCGGACGGCACCGTCTCCGAAACGACGACCGACGCGAACGGCACCGTCTCCGAAACGACGACCGACGCGAACGGCACCTACGAGTTCACGGTCGTTCCGGGCGAGCGCGTCTACGAGATGACCTTCGAGGCGGACGGCTACCGATCCAACTCGACGAACGCCACGCCGTCGGCCGGGACGCTCGTGGTGGACCACTCGCTCTGGCTGGCCCACGAAGGTGAGGGTACGGACGAGGAGCCCTACCGGATCGCGAACGCGGCCGAACTGCAGGCGATCGGGGCGGAACTCGATGCCCACTACGTCCTCGAGGGAGACGTCGATGCCGCCGAGGCCGACGTTTGGCACGACGGCGACGGTTTCGACCCGATCGGCGACTCGGAGTCGCCATTTGCGGGCGAGTTCGACGGCGATGGTCACGTCGTCGAGGCCCTGACGATCGACCGACTAGACGAGGATGAAGTCGGCCTGTTCACTGCCATCGGCGGCCACGACTTCGAAGGCGAGGTTCGCGACGTCGGACTCGAGAACGCGTCTATCGTGGGCGGGTCGGATACCGGGGGGATCGTCGGTGCAAATTACGGTACCATCGCGCGGTCGTACGTGACCGGTGATGTTCACGGAAGTCAGCGAGTTGGCGGGCTGGTCGGGTGGAACGGGTACGAGGCGACCGTCTCCGACTCGTACGCGACCGCCGACGTCCGCGGCGACGGAGCCGTCGGTGGACTGGTCGGGCACAACCCTTCGTCCAATTCCAACCCCGGCACGATCGAACGATCGTACGCGGCCGGCGAAGTGAACGACGGGGACGAATCTGGTAGCGTCGGCGGACTCGTGGGCACCGGCGGCGACGTGACGGACTCCTACTGGGACACGCAGACCACGGGACAGTCCGACTCCAGCGGCGGGGAGGGCCTCGAAATCTGGCAGATGCACGGGAAAAACGCCACCGTGATCATGAACGGCTTCGCCTTTCCCGACACCTGGCACGCCACCGACCAGTACCCCACGTTCGCGTGGGAGGACACCGATCCCTTCTACTCGGTGGCCATTACTGAGACGAACGCCCCAGTCACCGAAGGGACGACCCTCAAGGTGACCGCAAACGTCACCAACTGGGGTGCAGACGGCGACCGGACTATCGAACTGGGTGATTTCGACGGCGACGAACAGGACACCGAAGCGGTCACACTCGAGAGCGGTGACACCGAAAAGCGTACCCTACGATGGGACACCGTAGTCAGTGACGCCGGGACGGGAAGCGTGACCGTGACGAGCGGCGACGACACCGACAGTGAGGTGGTGACCGTCGAAGCCATCCCCCAGCAGATCGACGCGACCGTAACCGTTGACGGGGCGGTTGCCGACAACAATGAAGAAGTCGAAATCGAGGTGACCGTCGCGGGCACGTTCGAAAACCCCGTCGAAGCGGCAACTGTCGAGGTAGACGACGCTGACGGGCTCGAAGATCTTACTGGTGAGACCAGTGAGACCGACTCAGACGGTAAGGCAGTGTTCACCGCGACCTCGAGTGACGCCGGTGTGTACACTCTCGAGTTCAGCGAGTCCGATGCGGGAACTGCAGACGCCACCGTAACGTTCGAATCAGGCGACCCTGCTGACGTTGCAATTGCTGCCAACCCCGCCAACGAGACAATCGTCGCCGACGGCGAGAACGCGATCACCTACACCGTCGCCATCACTGATATGAACGACAACGCGGTCGCAAACGTCGACGTAGAAGCCGATGGCAGTGATGGTACCGGTCTTTATCTCAACGGCGACGAGAAGACGACGACTGCATCTACCGACGCTGACGGCGAGGTTACCTTCGCGGTGAATTCGACGACGGCACAGGACGCCGTCGAAATCGTCTTTACCGAACAGCAGACTACAACCGACGCTACGGGATCTGTCACCGTCGAGCCCGGAGACGTAGCGTCGGTCGAACTCGATCCGGCCGCAGAGCAGACAATCGACGCTGGTGAGATGGTCGACTTCGAGGTGACCGCCTTCGATGAATTCGGGAATGTCGTCGAAGATGACGACGACGCATTCAACTGGACGAACGCAGACAATGGCACGTTCGAGGAAACTGCCGCTGGCGAATACGAGGTGGCTGCTGAACTGAACGAGATAGAATCCAGTCCGACAACGGTGTCCGTCGAAGCTGTGCCCTCCACCGGAAGCGGGGCAAGCAGTCCCAGCACGTCAGTAGACAGCGACCTGACGACATCGGTTCGCACTGTGGGTGATGAGCTTCGAGCAGACATCACTCCCTCCGTTAGCGACGGCGTCTCTGAATCACACCTCGAATTCAGCAATACTCGAACGATCGAACTCCGGTTCTTCACCGACGACACCGCAGACGAGGACCGCCCAGTAGCGACGACCGAACGATTCGCCATCGAGTTCACCGAGTCGATCGACACGGCGATGACGATCCGAGAGGGTAATGAACCGACCAGCGACGACACTCGTGACCTCGATCAGGGTCTCGAGGCAGTTGGCTACCTCCAGATCGCTACCGACTTCGAGCCCGACCAGTTCGACTCGGCGACGATCGAGTTCAGCGTGCCGAGCGAGGCGCTTGCGGTCGCCGACGGTGACGCAAACGCGGTCTCGCTGTACCACTTCGACCCCGACGCCGACGAGTGGCGACCACTCGAGACGACGGTGATCGACGAAACGGAAGACAAACTTCGCTTCAGTGCTGGTGTCGACAGCTTCTCGCAGTTTGCCATTGGTGTCGGACTACCTGACGTGGACGATGATGACTCGAGCGCTGATGAGATGGATGACGATGATCCGTCTGACGATGAGGACTCGAGCGCGCACGAGACTGACAGTGACAGCATGTCGGAAGACGTCGATGACGGGACACCCGGTTTCGGAGTTGGTGTCACGCTGCTGGCGATCGTCGTGTTTCTCGTCGCTGACCGTCAATTCCGAAACGGTAACAAGCACAATTAA